One Paenisporosarcina sp. FSL H8-0542 genomic region harbors:
- a CDS encoding N-acetylmuramoyl-L-alanine amidase — MVGINIRHRTLPADKVKLKSPFIMEPEHITIHNTWNDATAENESKFMSNNNTATSFHYAVVHTEAVQIIPENRNVFAAGDGANGPGNRKSIHIEICFRKVEIHDTNKLKSMLLN, encoded by the coding sequence ATGGTTGGAATTAATATCAGACATCGAACATTACCGGCCGATAAAGTGAAACTGAAATCTCCTTTTATAATGGAACCTGAACATATCACCATCCATAACACCTGGAATGATGCAACGGCCGAAAACGAATCAAAGTTCATGAGTAATAACAATACCGCGACATCATTCCATTACGCAGTAGTCCATACAGAAGCCGTTCAAATCATTCCTGAAAATCGAAATGTGTTTGCTGCAGGAGATGGTGCGAACGGTCCTGGTAATCGAAAGTCTATCCACATTGAAATCTGTTTTCGAAAAGTGGAGATTCACGATACAAACAAGCTGAAATCAATGCTATTAAATTAG
- a CDS encoding phage holin family protein: protein MFIDILTGIAKAIKNGNLWSRKSLFGYARKMFVFGVIILANMIDQILGMGGAITYSAVIFYIANEGSSILENLAQLDVLVPTNLAEKLKVIEASLINFFRLAVTNWRRTHWDESEC, encoded by the coding sequence GCATCGCAAAAGCTATCAAGAACGGTAACTTGTGGAGCCGTAAAAGTCTGTTTGGATATGCTCGTAAAATGTTTGTATTTGGTGTGATTATCTTAGCCAATATGATTGATCAAATACTGGGGATGGGGGGAGCAATCACTTATTCGGCTGTCATTTTTTATATCGCAAATGAGGGATCGTCAATCCTGGAGAATTTAGCGCAGCTGGATGTTTTGGTACCGACAAACCTGGCAGAAAAACTGAAGGTTATTGAAGCGAGTCTGATAAATTTCTTCCGGCTTGCAGTAACAAATTGGCGAAGAACTCATTGGGACGAAAGTGAATGCTGA